The following proteins are co-located in the Nitrospira sp. genome:
- a CDS encoding ABC-type transport auxiliary lipoprotein family protein, whose amino-acid sequence MGVNRRVLQWVGVLLGACVLTACVVPRSADNPVHTFVLAVDESVLRTNPRAKPPGIHGVLVVGAPQAEAGFEQPRMAYLQRPYEVSYYATNVWVDTPARMVAPVLLQSLERTNFWRVVVPMPTAVRGDYRLDISGLVLQQEFLQRASGTRVRLRAQLTETKEQRILGVRSLESFEPAPSEDAYGGVLAANRAVTRVLESLNDWLSSCLQGAGKESC is encoded by the coding sequence ATGGGGGTAAACCGGCGCGTTCTGCAATGGGTTGGCGTCCTGCTAGGGGCCTGTGTGCTGACGGCTTGTGTCGTGCCGCGATCAGCCGACAATCCGGTTCATACGTTTGTGCTGGCAGTGGACGAGTCTGTGTTGAGGACGAACCCTCGCGCGAAGCCGCCGGGCATCCATGGCGTCCTGGTCGTGGGGGCGCCGCAGGCGGAGGCGGGATTCGAACAGCCGCGTATGGCCTACCTCCAGCGACCGTATGAAGTGAGCTATTACGCCACGAATGTGTGGGTTGATACCCCGGCTCGCATGGTGGCCCCGGTGCTCCTTCAGTCGCTGGAGCGGACGAACTTCTGGCGTGTGGTGGTACCGATGCCGACTGCGGTCCGGGGGGATTACCGGCTGGATATTTCCGGACTGGTGTTGCAGCAGGAGTTCCTGCAGCGCGCAAGCGGCACCAGGGTACGGTTACGCGCCCAACTGACGGAGACGAAGGAACAGCGGATCCTGGGTGTTAGGAGTCTAGAATCGTTCGAGCCGGCTCCGAGTGAGGATGCCTATGGCGGTGTGCTGGCGGCCAATCGTGCGGTGACCCGGGTGCTTGAATCGTTGAACGACTGGCTCTCATCCTGTCTGCAAGGTGCGGGGAAGGAGTCCTGTTGA
- a CDS encoding MlaD family protein, with product MEPKVNYALVGAFVVLLGLTILGAILWLGKTDYRGIYDRYYVYTRESVAGLSVDSTVKYRGVDVGRVKEVILNPENAEEVRVTLDIVGGTPIKIDTQAVLVTQGLTGLVTLNLTGGGRESPPLTPVSGQAYPVITSVPSLLGRLDGTLANLLSEQGLSTLVANLNGLAHNASSTLDEDNRKVLKQILKDLSAVTKVLAERSGQIDRGVQQAVQAADQSVRVTEQLGKQLPTLVDRLSRSAAGLQQMTEDLSRTSRSVGEMVGASRPGIEQFSRQTLADAGSLVTELRQLTATLNRVAQQVERQPNVLVLGRSSQTKGPGE from the coding sequence ATGGAGCCGAAGGTCAACTATGCCTTGGTCGGCGCGTTCGTCGTACTGTTGGGTCTGACCATCCTCGGTGCGATTTTGTGGCTGGGGAAAACCGACTATCGTGGAATCTATGATCGGTATTACGTCTATACCCGCGAGTCCGTCGCCGGACTCAGTGTGGATTCGACGGTAAAGTATCGTGGCGTGGATGTCGGGCGGGTGAAGGAAGTGATCCTGAATCCTGAGAATGCGGAAGAGGTCCGGGTGACGTTGGACATCGTCGGCGGGACCCCCATTAAGATCGATACCCAGGCCGTGTTGGTGACGCAGGGACTCACGGGATTAGTGACGCTCAATTTGACCGGTGGGGGCCGAGAATCGCCTCCCTTGACGCCGGTCTCCGGGCAGGCCTATCCGGTCATCACGAGCGTGCCCTCGTTACTCGGTCGACTGGATGGGACGCTGGCGAACCTCTTGTCGGAGCAAGGCCTGTCGACTCTCGTGGCCAATCTGAACGGACTGGCCCACAATGCGTCTTCTACGCTGGATGAAGACAATCGCAAGGTTCTGAAGCAGATCCTGAAAGATCTGTCGGCGGTCACAAAGGTGCTGGCGGAACGCAGCGGCCAGATTGACCGCGGAGTTCAGCAGGCAGTGCAGGCGGCCGACCAGTCGGTGCGTGTGACGGAGCAACTCGGCAAGCAGCTTCCGACATTGGTGGATCGTCTGAGCAGAAGTGCAGCCGGATTACAGCAGATGACGGAGGATTTGTCTCGGACCAGCCGCTCGGTGGGAGAGATGGTCGGCGCCAGTCGGCCCGGTATCGAACAGTTTTCTCGGCAGACGCTGGCCGACGCCGGGTCGCTCGTCACGGAGCTCCGGCAACTGACGGCCACGTTGAATCGCGTGGCGCAACAAGTCGAACGACAACCGAATGTCCTGGTTCTTGGCCGATCCTCCCAAACGAAGGGGCCCGGCGAGTGA